A single region of the Halobacterium wangiae genome encodes:
- a CDS encoding sulfatase family protein, translating to MSDDTTPSIEDPNLLIVCVDCLRDDFVRSDRTDTPFLDDLRARGLDCSNLFSTTTTTTPAIASLLTGTYSERNGVQSLQHGTLSPDVEPLGEVMSDAGYHTEALVTGPLLPETGLDRGFDRYDHRAEDADMFSEWREEALDRVASLPEPFAAFVHLWEIHEDVRVPAEFDSPEYGETPYGRAFSALDREIEAIVDAAPENTVVAFVGDHGESITHRHSPLRLLLKSLRDALRYYGGVDTRDVVGRLNRSFDDEGPDIDDHYIEKGHGENVFDFTTNVPFVLAGPGIEPATVDAQVRQVDVLPTILDYFGLSVDADGEPICPDEGVDDRPAYMRACGASLHGEENWARAIRADGAKYVEYPDRDWSPELYDLEADPRELRRIDDPDLEARLQRLMPERGQPLDELERLDIDDHLEDLGYL from the coding sequence ATGAGCGACGACACCACCCCGTCGATCGAGGACCCGAACCTGCTGATCGTCTGCGTCGACTGCTTGCGGGACGACTTCGTGCGCTCCGACCGGACGGACACGCCGTTCCTCGACGACCTGCGGGCGCGCGGACTCGACTGCTCGAACCTCTTCTCGACGACCACCACGACGACGCCAGCCATCGCGAGCCTCCTGACCGGGACGTACTCCGAGCGCAACGGCGTCCAGTCGCTCCAGCACGGGACGCTGTCGCCGGACGTCGAGCCACTCGGCGAGGTCATGAGCGACGCCGGCTACCACACGGAGGCGCTAGTCACCGGTCCGCTGCTCCCGGAGACCGGCCTCGACCGCGGCTTCGACCGCTACGACCACCGAGCGGAGGACGCCGACATGTTCTCCGAGTGGCGCGAGGAGGCCCTCGACCGCGTCGCCTCGCTCCCCGAACCGTTCGCGGCGTTCGTCCACCTCTGGGAGATCCACGAGGACGTCCGCGTGCCAGCCGAGTTCGACAGCCCGGAGTACGGCGAGACGCCGTACGGCCGCGCGTTCTCCGCGCTCGACCGCGAGATCGAGGCCATCGTCGACGCCGCACCCGAGAACACCGTCGTCGCGTTCGTCGGCGATCACGGCGAGAGCATCACGCACCGCCACAGCCCGCTGCGCCTGCTGTTGAAGTCCCTCCGCGACGCGCTGCGCTACTACGGCGGGGTCGACACCCGCGACGTCGTCGGTCGGCTGAACCGCTCGTTCGACGACGAGGGCCCCGACATCGACGACCACTACATCGAGAAGGGGCACGGCGAGAACGTCTTCGACTTCACGACGAACGTCCCGTTCGTGCTGGCGGGTCCGGGCATCGAGCCCGCGACCGTCGACGCGCAGGTCCGCCAGGTGGACGTCCTGCCGACGATTCTCGACTACTTCGGGCTCTCCGTGGACGCCGACGGCGAGCCGATCTGCCCCGACGAGGGCGTCGACGACCGGCCCGCGTACATGCGCGCCTGCGGCGCGTCCCTCCACGGCGAGGAGAACTGGGCGCGGGCCATCCGCGCCGACGGCGCGAAGTACGTCGAGTACCCCGACCGCGACTGGAGCCCGGAGCTGTACGACCTCGAAGCCGACCCCCGGGAACTGCGCCGAATCGACGACCCGGACCTCGAGGCGAGACTCCAGCGACTCATGCCCGAGCGCGGCCAGCCACTCGACGAACTCGAACGACTGGACATCGACGAC
- a CDS encoding formyltetrahydrofolate deformylase, translated as MRTDLTEITVVGADRTGIVAGVTGLLFERGVNIEDIEQTVRDGVFRMTLHCDTEPVESRDALRDALAETGDELGVDIRTRFPDERDEGIAVLVTKEDHCLRALCEADLSADVRVVVGNHAGLESVAEEYGVPFYDVGDGSGVPDEDRLLDLLDEYDVDLVVLARYMRILSPDVVFRYPGRIVNVHPSLLPAFPGAQAYRQAVEAGVRVAGVTAHYVTTDLDQGPILTQRAFDVPPDATVEDVKARGQPLEAEALVTAVRAHLAGDVTVQRGSVQVTGDHQFGMPAVAADANPERPVDVEPVDD; from the coding sequence CTGCGAACCGACCTGACCGAGATCACGGTCGTCGGAGCCGACCGCACGGGAATCGTCGCCGGAGTCACCGGACTGCTGTTCGAGCGCGGAGTGAACATCGAGGACATCGAGCAGACCGTCCGCGACGGCGTGTTCCGGATGACACTGCACTGTGACACCGAACCAGTGGAGAGTCGCGACGCGCTCCGCGACGCGCTCGCCGAGACCGGCGACGAACTCGGCGTCGACATCCGCACGCGGTTCCCCGACGAGCGCGACGAGGGCATCGCGGTGCTCGTCACGAAGGAGGACCACTGCCTCCGCGCGCTCTGCGAGGCCGACCTCTCGGCAGACGTGCGCGTCGTCGTCGGGAACCACGCCGGCCTCGAATCCGTCGCCGAAGAGTACGGCGTGCCGTTCTACGACGTCGGCGACGGTTCCGGCGTCCCCGACGAGGACCGCCTGCTCGACCTCCTCGACGAGTACGACGTCGACCTCGTCGTGCTCGCCCGCTACATGCGCATCCTCAGCCCGGACGTCGTGTTCCGGTACCCCGGCCGCATCGTCAACGTCCACCCGAGTCTGCTGCCGGCGTTCCCCGGCGCGCAGGCCTACCGGCAGGCCGTCGAGGCGGGCGTTCGCGTGGCGGGCGTCACAGCCCACTACGTCACCACCGACCTCGACCAGGGCCCCATCCTCACCCAGCGGGCCTTCGACGTCCCGCCGGACGCCACCGTCGAGGACGTGAAGGCTCGCGGCCAGCCACTGGAGGCCGAGGCGCTCGTGACCGCGGTCCGCGCGCACCTCGCCGGGGACGTGACCGTCCAGCGTGGCTCCGTCCAGGTGACCGGCGACCACCAGTTCGGGATGCCCGCCGTCGCGGCCGACGCCAACCCCGAGCGACCGGTGGACGTCGAACCCGTCGACGACTGA
- a CDS encoding 2Fe-2S iron-sulfur cluster-binding protein, giving the protein MPTIHFEGRDVECEAGAVLRDALLAAGETPHNGLADTLNCHGMATCGTCAVAVDGDVSERNAAERRRLSFPPHDADSGLRLACQTEVYGDVDVTKHGGFWGQHVDEK; this is encoded by the coding sequence ATGCCCACGATCCACTTCGAGGGGCGAGACGTCGAGTGCGAGGCGGGCGCTGTGCTCCGGGACGCGCTCCTGGCGGCCGGCGAGACGCCGCACAACGGCCTCGCAGACACCCTGAACTGCCACGGGATGGCGACGTGTGGAACCTGTGCCGTCGCCGTCGACGGAGATGTTAGCGAGCGGAACGCGGCGGAGCGCCGCCGCCTCTCCTTCCCGCCCCACGACGCCGACAGCGGCCTCCGACTCGCGTGCCAGACGGAGGTGTACGGCGACGTCGACGTCACGAAACACGGTGGCTTCTGGGGCCAACACGTCGACGAGAAGTAG
- the purS gene encoding phosphoribosylformylglycinamidine synthase subunit PurS: MTAYTATVTVRLKRGVLDPEAETTQRALERLGFELADLRSTDRFEIDLDAADEEAAADRAGEMADRLLANPTIHDYDVAVEERE, translated from the coding sequence ATGACCGCGTACACCGCGACGGTGACGGTCCGGCTGAAGCGGGGCGTCCTCGACCCGGAGGCCGAGACCACGCAGCGCGCGCTCGAACGCCTCGGCTTCGAACTCGCGGACCTGCGCTCGACGGACCGCTTCGAGATCGACCTGGACGCCGCCGACGAGGAGGCGGCCGCCGACCGCGCGGGCGAGATGGCCGACCGCCTGCTCGCCAACCCGACCATCCACGACTACGACGTGGCGGTCGAGGAACGCGAATGA
- a CDS encoding archaeosine biosynthesis radical SAM protein RaSEA translates to MSEPSAEVYEQGRGMDAHNKVMRELRDEKGSKDYAPDEPTRVWLDEDNTPDGVYQSLTIILNTGGCRWARAGGCTMCGYVAESVEGGTVAHEDLMAQVDACLDHEREEGEETSGLVKIYTSGSFLDEREVPAETRRAIAETFADRERIVVESLPDFVDREKLADFTEVGLETDVAVGLETANDRVRHDCVNKYFDFTDFEAACAEAREADAGVKAYLLMKPPFLSESEAIEDMEQSIRRCTDVEGCHTVSMNPTNVQRYTMVDQLHFRGGYRPPWLWSVAEVLESTADADAIVVSDPVGHGSDRGPHNCGECDDLVQEAIKDFDLRQDPSVFSEVSCECEATWDAVVERETAYNLPLAE, encoded by the coding sequence ATGAGCGAGCCGAGCGCGGAGGTCTACGAGCAGGGGCGGGGGATGGACGCCCACAACAAGGTGATGCGGGAGCTGCGGGACGAGAAGGGCTCGAAGGACTACGCGCCGGACGAGCCGACGCGGGTCTGGCTCGACGAGGACAACACGCCGGACGGCGTCTACCAGAGCCTCACCATCATCCTGAACACGGGCGGCTGTCGGTGGGCGCGGGCCGGCGGCTGTACGATGTGTGGCTACGTCGCGGAGTCCGTCGAGGGCGGGACAGTCGCCCACGAGGACCTGATGGCGCAGGTCGACGCCTGCCTGGACCACGAGCGCGAGGAGGGCGAGGAGACGAGCGGCCTGGTGAAGATCTACACGAGCGGGTCGTTCCTCGACGAGCGCGAGGTGCCCGCGGAGACCCGGCGGGCCATCGCCGAGACGTTCGCGGACCGCGAGCGCATCGTCGTAGAGAGCCTGCCGGACTTCGTCGACCGGGAGAAGCTCGCGGACTTCACCGAGGTGGGCCTGGAGACGGACGTCGCCGTCGGCCTGGAGACCGCGAACGACCGCGTGCGCCACGACTGCGTGAACAAGTACTTCGACTTCACGGACTTCGAGGCGGCCTGCGCGGAGGCCCGCGAGGCCGACGCGGGCGTGAAGGCGTACCTGCTGATGAAGCCGCCGTTCCTCTCGGAGTCCGAGGCTATCGAGGACATGGAGCAGTCCATCCGGCGCTGCACGGACGTCGAGGGCTGCCACACCGTCTCCATGAACCCGACGAACGTCCAGCGCTACACGATGGTCGACCAGCTGCACTTCCGGGGCGGCTACCGGCCGCCGTGGCTCTGGTCGGTCGCGGAGGTGCTGGAGTCGACGGCGGACGCGGACGCCATCGTGGTGTCGGACCCCGTGGGCCACGGCAGCGACAGGGGGCCGCACAACTGCGGGGAGTGCGACGACCTGGTCCAGGAGGCCATCAAGGACTTCGACCTCCGCCAGGACCCGTCGGTGTTCTCGGAGGTGTCCTGTGAGTGCGAGGCGACGTGGGACGCGGTCGTCGAACGCGAGACGGCGTACAACCTGCCGCTCGCGGAGTGA
- the purQ gene encoding phosphoribosylformylglycinamidine synthase I, with the protein MTVAVVGFGGSNCDRDAVRALADVGVDAELVWHEDGLPADTTGVVLPGGFSYGDYLRAGAMAAQSPILADVRELADEGVPVLGVCNGAQIGCEARLTPGAFTTNASARFQCEHVHLRVENADTPWTRSYDEGDVVEIPIAHGEGRFEITEERYDELVDEDRVLFRYCDADGAVTDAANPNGSRGAVAGILGEHETVAVMMPHPERATLPELGLTDGRGVLEAFA; encoded by the coding sequence ATGACCGTAGCGGTCGTCGGCTTCGGCGGGTCGAACTGCGACCGGGACGCCGTCCGCGCGCTCGCCGACGTCGGCGTCGACGCCGAACTCGTCTGGCACGAGGACGGCCTCCCGGCGGACACCACGGGCGTCGTGCTCCCCGGCGGCTTCTCCTACGGCGACTACCTCCGCGCCGGCGCGATGGCCGCCCAGTCACCGATTCTCGCGGACGTCCGAGAACTCGCCGACGAGGGCGTCCCCGTCCTCGGCGTCTGCAACGGCGCGCAGATCGGCTGTGAAGCCAGGCTGACGCCCGGCGCGTTCACGACCAACGCCAGCGCGCGCTTCCAGTGCGAGCACGTCCACCTCCGCGTGGAGAACGCCGACACGCCGTGGACCCGCTCGTACGACGAGGGCGACGTGGTGGAGATCCCCATCGCGCACGGCGAGGGTCGCTTCGAGATCACCGAGGAGCGCTACGACGAACTCGTCGACGAGGACCGCGTGCTGTTCCGGTACTGCGACGCGGACGGTGCGGTCACCGACGCGGCGAACCCCAACGGTTCTCGTGGCGCCGTCGCCGGTATCCTCGGCGAGCATGAGACGGTCGCCGTGATGATGCCCCACCCCGAGCGCGCGACGCTCCCGGAACTCGGCCTCACCGACGGTCGTGGCGTCCTCGAAGCGTTCGCGTAA